The proteins below come from a single Bacteroidota bacterium genomic window:
- a CDS encoding homoserine dehydrogenase: protein MKNQRKCIGLAGFGVVGRHVYEQLTTVHRKQFYVKAVAIKHPDRHPETDIPFTTSLDSLIWDSEIEVIVEVIGGIQPAYDFIRQALLHKKSVVTANKYLIAYHGNELRKLAAEQGVQLLYEASVGGSIPILSALNCSLRHHQIRSVTGILNGSTNFILTALSSQPNRSVDDILQEARDKGFLEADPSFDLKGWDIQQKLTIIAWHAFGCRLVPGEIPVLSLMGFSDPDRFLTRYGRIKYLATICREGDTLSSLVIPTLIEDTHPFIRVQDEFNAILVDTEYSGGQLLVGKGAGGHPTACSVLADLIAIDHRLPDVDESVDWTIRHAQPLGQVYLRVASGKEKQVISRLKKEQVVFRPIGNDQYVVRSISLSVLMSLQTDLALAVKLPSQLFIESHLTQRLALAV, encoded by the coding sequence ATGAAAAACCAACGGAAATGTATCGGATTGGCTGGCTTCGGAGTGGTAGGCCGCCATGTGTATGAGCAATTAACCACGGTCCACCGGAAACAGTTTTATGTAAAAGCGGTGGCCATTAAACATCCAGACCGGCATCCGGAAACGGATATTCCCTTTACCACCTCACTGGATAGTCTGATCTGGGATTCGGAAATCGAGGTCATCGTCGAGGTGATCGGGGGCATTCAGCCAGCCTATGATTTTATCCGGCAGGCCCTGCTGCATAAAAAATCGGTGGTGACGGCCAATAAATATCTCATTGCCTACCATGGAAATGAACTGAGGAAGCTGGCTGCAGAGCAGGGAGTTCAGTTGTTGTATGAAGCCAGCGTAGGCGGATCCATCCCGATTCTTTCTGCCTTGAATTGCAGTCTGCGGCATCATCAGATCCGCTCGGTGACCGGCATCCTGAATGGTTCGACCAACTTTATTCTCACCGCCCTTTCTTCGCAACCCAACCGGTCAGTGGATGACATCCTTCAGGAAGCCCGGGACAAGGGGTTTTTAGAGGCGGACCCTTCCTTTGACCTGAAAGGCTGGGACATTCAGCAGAAGCTGACCATCATTGCCTGGCATGCCTTTGGCTGCCGTCTGGTGCCTGGTGAAATTCCGGTTCTTTCACTGATGGGATTTTCGGATCCGGACCGGTTTCTCACCCGTTACGGAAGAATCAAATATCTGGCGACGATTTGCAGGGAAGGAGATACCTTGTCGTCGCTGGTGATCCCCACACTGATCGAAGACACCCATCCGTTTATCCGTGTTCAGGATGAGTTTAATGCCATTCTGGTGGATACCGAGTATTCCGGCGGTCAATTGCTGGTTGGAAAGGGTGCTGGCGGACATCCGACCGCCTGTTCTGTTCTGGCCGATCTGATAGCCATCGATCACCGGTTACCCGACGTTGATGAGTCGGTGGACTGGACCATCCGACATGCACAGCCGCTCGGTCAGGTCTATCTTCGGGTAGCTTCCGGAAAGGAAAAACAGGTAATCAGCCGGCTTAAGAAGGAACAGGTGGTTTTCCGGCCGATCGGAAACGATCAGTACGTGGTCCGGTCCATTTCTCTGTCGGTTCTCATGTCACTTCAGACCGATCTGGCGCTTGCAGTTAAACTGCCTTCCCAGCTCTTTATCGAATCCCATCTTACCCAACGGCTTGCTCTTGCTGTCTGA
- a CDS encoding alpha/beta fold hydrolase, whose product MKLRSGSRQQIVLPSVNLSDGRLVTNIPMVFESWGIEPAGGSPVFLLIHALTGSSHAKSTQEDPTPGWWEEFLGTSGEAIDLTRCTVIAPNLPGSCYGSWVPDERDEIGLSIADQSRILAALISSLGISSLDAVIGGSLGGMVALQFCADKLIPVKKAVILSCGARQSAWAKSWGHLGLSALKNSVNESAGLALARQIAMLSYRTPPDFDSKDQPGKTVQHYLYYQGSKFVNRFTTRSYELLVRAMDTHLVTSVLDGIDGLIIGNQQDLLYPLADQEAVCSLFPVHRFVVINSDKGHDAFLTESDDLNPVIRDFLHGTADLRLTGTT is encoded by the coding sequence ATGAAACTCCGTTCCGGATCCCGTCAGCAGATTGTGCTTCCATCGGTAAACCTCAGCGATGGACGGCTGGTTACCAACATTCCCATGGTTTTCGAATCATGGGGAATTGAACCAGCCGGCGGGAGTCCGGTTTTTCTGCTGATTCATGCACTGACCGGTTCCTCCCATGCCAAATCCACCCAGGAAGATCCGACTCCCGGATGGTGGGAAGAATTCCTGGGAACCTCGGGCGAAGCCATTGATCTGACCCGATGTACCGTCATTGCCCCAAATCTTCCGGGAAGTTGCTATGGCTCCTGGGTTCCTGATGAACGGGATGAAATCGGACTTTCCATCGCCGACCAGTCACGTATTCTGGCCGCACTGATTTCTTCCCTCGGGATTTCATCGCTTGATGCGGTCATTGGCGGAAGTCTGGGTGGCATGGTCGCCCTTCAGTTTTGTGCCGATAAACTGATTCCCGTGAAAAAGGCGGTGATCCTGTCTTGTGGCGCCCGTCAATCGGCCTGGGCCAAATCCTGGGGACATCTGGGTTTGTCTGCCTTGAAAAACAGCGTGAATGAGTCGGCCGGACTTGCACTTGCGCGTCAGATTGCCATGCTCAGTTACCGGACTCCGCCCGATTTTGATTCGAAAGACCAGCCGGGTAAAACGGTTCAGCATTATCTGTATTATCAGGGATCCAAATTTGTGAACCGGTTTACGACCCGTTCATACGAGTTGCTCGTCAGGGCCATGGACACTCATTTGGTAACCTCTGTGCTGGATGGAATTGACGGACTGATTATAGGTAATCAGCAGGATTTGCTGTATCCGCTTGCCGATCAGGAGGCGGTCTGTTCACTTTTTCCCGTTCATCGGTTTGTTGTCATCAATTCGGATAAGGGACATGATGCGTTCCTGACCGAGTCGGATGATCTGAATCCGGTCATACGGGATTTTCTTCACGGAACCGCCGATCTGCGGTTAACCGGAACGACCTGA
- a CDS encoding O-acetylhomoserine aminocarboxypropyltransferase/cysteine synthase, which yields MSQSHRFETLQLHAGQSPDPATNARAVPIYQTTSYVFNDSDHAANLFGLREFGNIYTRIMNPTTDVFEKRIAALEGGVAGLATASGQAAEFLSIINLAQAGDNIVSTSHLYGGTYNLFKVTLPRLGIQVKLVDRDDPNEIIDAIDDKTKALYVETIGNPRLNIPDFELLSKLAHSKGIPLIVDNTFGAGGYFVRPIDHGADVVVHSATKWIGGHGTSIGGVIVDSGRFDYGNGKFPLFTEPNPGYHGLVFQDVFGPKGPFGNIAFIIRARVEGLRDIGPALSPFNAFQLIQGLETLSLRAERHASNALALAQWLENHPDVAWVNYPGLASHPQHHLAKKYLRNGYGGVLTFGLKAGFDAARGFISNVKLASHLANVGDAKTLVIHPTATTHQQLSEAEQRASGVSPELIRVSVGIEHIDDIIADFDQSIQLCLKGKSVVSV from the coding sequence ATGAGTCAATCCCATCGTTTCGAAACCCTCCAGCTTCACGCTGGTCAATCACCCGATCCGGCCACCAATGCACGGGCCGTGCCCATTTATCAGACCACATCCTATGTATTTAATGATTCCGACCATGCAGCCAATCTGTTCGGTCTGCGCGAATTCGGAAACATCTACACCCGTATCATGAATCCGACCACGGATGTCTTTGAAAAACGGATTGCCGCCCTTGAAGGCGGGGTTGCTGGTCTGGCCACTGCTTCCGGGCAGGCGGCCGAGTTTCTTTCCATCATCAATCTGGCACAAGCCGGTGACAACATTGTCTCGACCTCGCATCTGTATGGCGGGACTTACAACCTGTTTAAGGTGACCCTGCCACGGCTGGGCATTCAGGTGAAACTGGTCGATAGAGACGATCCGAACGAAATCATCGATGCCATTGATGATAAAACCAAAGCGCTTTACGTCGAAACCATCGGGAATCCGCGTCTGAACATTCCCGATTTTGAACTGCTGAGCAAACTGGCCCATTCAAAAGGAATTCCGCTGATTGTGGATAATACGTTTGGTGCCGGTGGCTACTTTGTACGCCCGATCGACCATGGTGCCGATGTGGTGGTTCATTCGGCCACCAAGTGGATCGGCGGGCATGGAACCTCCATCGGGGGTGTCATTGTCGATTCCGGCCGGTTCGATTATGGAAACGGCAAGTTCCCCCTGTTCACCGAACCGAATCCGGGTTACCACGGACTGGTGTTTCAGGATGTCTTTGGTCCCAAAGGTCCGTTCGGTAACATCGCCTTTATTATCAGAGCCCGTGTGGAAGGACTGCGTGATATTGGTCCGGCTCTGTCACCATTTAATGCGTTTCAGTTGATTCAGGGGCTGGAAACCCTGTCGCTCCGGGCGGAGCGTCATGCTTCCAATGCGCTGGCCCTGGCTCAATGGCTCGAAAATCATCCCGATGTGGCCTGGGTGAACTATCCGGGTCTTGCCAGTCATCCGCAGCATCATCTGGCGAAGAAGTATCTGCGCAACGGTTACGGCGGTGTGTTAACCTTTGGCCTGAAAGCTGGTTTCGATGCCGCCCGCGGCTTTATTTCGAACGTGAAGCTGGCCAGCCATCTGGCAAACGTGGGCGATGCGAAAACCCTGGTTATCCATCCGACGGCCACCACCCACCAGCAGCTCTCTGAAGCCGAGCAACGGGCCAGCGGGGTCTCCCCCGAACTGATCCGGGTGTCGGTGGGAATTGAACATATCGATGATATCATCGCCGATTTCGATCAGTCCATCCAATTGTGTCTGAAAGGTAAATCGGTCGTCAGCGTATGA
- a CDS encoding T9SS type A sorting domain-containing protein has protein sequence MGSDTTEQLTFSFIKGTATQNLIIHNSPVKNIRPFNDLVNGTVETHIAGSTFNISQNGILTGSDISGQKYIVPIDKTIKIATNVPKGIVSGVLSDHQNWDGAFADFQRFFELETNATTPVVSNIHAKHHPIYSQTMFVAIDGVLQTDMGIQFKDPWKVVNGIRPWNWDSYLRPFTPGTGIDTEYGGLFKGVSYFESNPGFAHYKVKTNDLISSNGLEGYFSNWDGTGSYFYNRTSLETPVRFDAANAVVTANYKGHLRTGVPQNTDSKNQYRLTNMGVYTNNLMVYESMGKCWIASTGDNGANWSQEKQLSTSIGGKNPSLSNTIYYYNKPIAVAAWVDTAGGVYDVHLQSLTNQGGSDYWGWEWTNQPSVRNASNHLSLTQLVGEDARSDARPVVWLSREGDDVILTWAFEGTNSGILTGQLWLDGNGVSLPEIAAGQPYVTGGQMWDMSLVISSSVNDKYPVLISYPAAYSQPARLALYYLGTGYAAGHRIVEYDYLTTTKRVLATAPNDYTYLSLSGASNETSASFALVATAQVNYPTTSYNTNIYTKPTYSGNSLPTVAKVYTNTVSPAIMVQNTASFGSPVYQVHMTNSGTSTRVKADGGSSITTIAPTSAGSWVSAQVPAGIRKAMVVRSTTTPATIQYYSGSGSLTKAGDFSVDVRAYRYYTLKSGVSGGAILDFSGSRVESVDSLETGENLAVIEVREPSVNGVLVRQPDSLAVPLSVDVIRDGASIAAYAAASWKVLGVASFTDLQTGDLLRFRLADPAVSIWGFEVYSVWEEGLQKDSPEENPVTQLDELKEGIRLYPNPFNPVTTFEISLKAPQTVRLAVYNLLGQQVSELVSGELGAGRHSFPFNGSNLSSGTYFYRLETAGEVKTGKLQLLK, from the coding sequence ATGGGGTCAGATACTACAGAACAACTTACCTTCTCATTTATTAAGGGCACAGCCACTCAAAACCTGATTATTCATAACAGTCCGGTAAAAAATATCCGGCCATTTAATGATCTGGTGAATGGAACAGTGGAAACACATATTGCCGGTTCAACATTCAATATTTCTCAAAATGGTATTTTAACAGGTAGTGATATTTCTGGGCAGAAATATATTGTGCCGATTGATAAGACGATCAAAATAGCCACCAATGTCCCTAAGGGTATTGTTTCCGGCGTCCTTTCTGATCACCAGAATTGGGATGGGGCATTTGCTGATTTTCAAAGATTCTTTGAATTGGAAACAAATGCTACAACACCAGTGGTTTCAAATATACATGCCAAACATCATCCAATTTATTCACAGACCATGTTTGTTGCCATTGATGGTGTTTTACAAACGGATATGGGAATTCAATTTAAGGACCCATGGAAGGTGGTAAACGGAATCCGCCCGTGGAACTGGGATTCCTATCTGAGACCCTTTACCCCGGGAACAGGAATTGATACTGAATATGGTGGCTTGTTTAAGGGTGTTTCATATTTTGAGTCAAACCCTGGGTTTGCACATTATAAAGTAAAAACGAATGATTTGATTTCATCAAATGGATTGGAAGGTTACTTTTCCAATTGGGATGGAACTGGCAGTTATTTCTACAATAGGACAAGCTTGGAAACTCCTGTCCGTTTTGATGCTGCCAATGCAGTTGTCACCGCCAACTACAAAGGTCACCTGCGAACAGGCGTCCCGCAAAACACCGATTCAAAAAACCAATACCGGTTAACCAATATGGGCGTTTATACGAATAATCTCATGGTTTACGAATCCATGGGTAAATGCTGGATTGCCTCAACCGGTGACAATGGCGCAAATTGGTCACAGGAAAAACAACTGAGTACCAGCATAGGGGGAAAAAATCCGTCGCTCAGTAATACGATTTATTATTACAACAAACCCATTGCAGTTGCAGCGTGGGTTGATACGGCCGGTGGGGTCTATGATGTTCACCTGCAATCGCTAACCAACCAGGGTGGGTCCGACTATTGGGGATGGGAGTGGACCAACCAACCATCAGTCAGGAATGCGTCCAATCATCTCTCACTGACCCAATTGGTGGGAGAAGACGCGAGGTCAGACGCCCGGCCGGTGGTGTGGCTTTCAAGGGAAGGAGATGATGTCATTCTTACCTGGGCCTTTGAGGGAACAAACAGCGGTATATTGACGGGTCAACTTTGGTTAGATGGAAATGGTGTAAGTTTACCTGAGATTGCAGCGGGTCAACCTTATGTAACTGGCGGGCAAATGTGGGATATGAGTTTGGTCATTTCTTCGTCAGTTAATGACAAATACCCGGTACTCATTTCCTATCCGGCCGCCTATAGTCAACCAGCCCGTCTGGCACTGTACTATCTGGGCACCGGCTATGCAGCAGGGCACCGGATTGTGGAATATGACTACTTAACGACCACAAAACGGGTCCTGGCAACCGCCCCCAATGATTACACCTATCTGTCCCTGTCTGGTGCTTCCAACGAAACCAGTGCCAGTTTCGCTTTGGTTGCTACTGCCCAGGTGAACTATCCCACTACCAGCTATAATACCAACATTTATACAAAACCCACCTATTCAGGCAACAGCCTGCCAACGGTTGCGAAAGTGTACACAAATACGGTTTCACCGGCCATTATGGTTCAGAACACCGCTTCATTTGGTTCACCGGTCTATCAGGTTCACATGACCAATTCGGGAACCAGCACCCGGGTGAAGGCCGATGGTGGGTCATCGATAACAACCATTGCTCCCACTTCCGCCGGTTCCTGGGTAAGTGCACAGGTGCCAGCCGGCATCCGGAAAGCCATGGTGGTCCGCAGTACGACCACCCCTGCCACAATTCAGTATTATTCGGGCAGCGGGTCTCTTACGAAAGCGGGTGATTTTTCAGTTGATGTGCGTGCTTACCGGTATTACACGCTTAAATCGGGTGTGAGCGGCGGGGCGATTCTGGATTTTTCCGGTAGTCGGGTTGAATCGGTCGATTCACTGGAAACGGGTGAGAATCTGGCAGTGATCGAAGTGAGAGAGCCCTCGGTAAACGGGGTGTTGGTTCGCCAGCCCGATAGTCTGGCTGTTCCCCTGTCGGTGGATGTAATCCGGGATGGAGCCTCCATCGCCGCGTATGCGGCTGCTTCGTGGAAGGTGTTGGGTGTGGCCAGTTTTACCGATCTGCAAACCGGCGATCTGCTTCGTTTCCGGCTCGCCGATCCGGCAGTTTCCATTTGGGGATTCGAAGTCTATTCGGTTTGGGAGGAGGGGTTGCAGAAGGACTCTCCGGAAGAGAACCCGGTAACGCAGTTGGATGAATTGAAAGAGGGCATCCGACTCTACCCGAATCCGTTCAATCCGGTGACCACCTTCGAGATCAGTCTGAAGGCACCGCAAACCGTCCGCCTGGCTGTTTACAATCTGCTGGGTCAGCAGGTAAGTGAACTGGTCAGTGGAGAACTGGGAGCTGGTCGTCACTCCTTCCCCTTCAATGGCAGCAACCTGTCCTCTGGGACGTACTTCTACCGGCTGGAAACAGCGGGTGAGGTCAAAACCGGGAAACTTCAGCTACTGAAGTAA